The genome window GAGAAATCAACTTGTAGCAccaacagaacaacaaacttAAAGGAAGTTACAGAACATCACCTGTCTGTGTATCTTCAGTTATGCTTATTCATATCCACCATTttattttgcaagatgtaaacaaaaaGCATTTCCCACAAGCACTTTATAATTGTAtatgtaagtttttttttaaacgtgttGATTTAGTTCTAATGTCTCTATACAACTTTACACAAACAAATTatttagtgttaaaaaaactgaaacaggaagtgcttctggaccagtgttgtttacatcttttAAAATGGTCTCTAGAACTTCGTTCGTTTTGATGCAAAAAGCATTCAAAGAGATATatgaaacattaaataaaagtatCAAATAAAAGTATATGATGAAAATCACACTgcattaaatgtaattatttaatgtaatgtaatgacacTAAGATGATGTGTctagtattattttttatttttgacatctaaatattttctttaaaatcatATGAAAAGTTAAAGCGAATCGTTTAAAAgataaattactttaaaaagaaGCCAGCCCTAAACAACGTGTAAACATACGGTATTCAGTATGATGAGAAACTTTGAAAGGAATAAAAGtcccttatttttattttatattttatttttaagctgTATTTTAAACTTGTTTAAAGTAAACTTGTTTAAAtttgcaaaaaacaacaacaatttatttGTACAATTTACTTGCATGCtttgtaacaaatacatttcttcAACCTAAAATAAAGTTAAGAtctcttaaatatttttttaacccaGTCTAAACGCTtagactttattgtcattgtacaGAGCGCATAGCCAATAAAATACAGTTCTTATCTAACAGTAAGTGTTAAAATAATAAGGCAAATTGTGCCATTTACATTGAGCGAAAGGGACAAAAACATACTAAATAGCTAAGCATTCACATACACAACAAGCCATGTCCAAGACAGTTAAACCCAAGTTTTTTGTGCTTTTGCTCTGTGGGAAGCCCCAGACAAATCCCTCTTAGTTGCAGGTGGTCAGGCGTGAGCAAAGAGTTAAGTCCCAGGGTCCCTCTGCCCCTCCCCTTTGATGTTCTGACATCATTAGCCCTGCCCCCTAAAATAATCCTCCCTTCCCCCAAACTCCAGTTTTCGGCAGAGCGGAGGGGAACTGTGAACGTGTCCTGAGCAGGACCGAGGGTAAGCACGTCCCCCTGGAAATGCAGATCAGTAATATGCTATAGAGGATTGTTGGAAGCATCTCGGGAGACGGCGTTTGAGAGAGATGGCCGTTCAAGCTGCCATCATGAACTCGCAGTTCTTAAACTTCTGCTTTCCCGGCTCGGTCATGGAGTATGAGGTGGAAAAGAGTCTGGAGGGCGGCTTTTTGGGTGAGGTGGACTGTGAAGGTGACTTTAGGGAAACCACTAGAGACCTTCTAAGCTTCATCGATTCGGCGTCCAGCAACATCAAACTTGCGCTGGACAAACCCGTCAAGTCCAAGAGAAAAGTCAACCATCGCAAGTACCTGCAGAAGCAGATAAAAAGGTGCACGGGCATCATCTCGCCAGGGGCCACCGCACCTGTTCAGGAGCCGTGCAAGAGACAAGGCTCGCCCCCAACCCCAACAAGCAGCCTGGCCGGCAAAACGCCTCCCAAGAGGGACGGGATGCAGGCCAACCTGCAAAGCAAGAGTCTGGCTGCCCTGTTCAACCCGGCAAAGGATGTACGGGGAGAAAGGGCCAAGAAGCCCCCGCTGCGACACCGAAACCTCCCTCCATCTTTCTTTACGGAGCCGGCCAACAGCTCCAGAGTTACATCCACGTCTGGCATGTCGCTCAAAGACCTGGAGCGAGGGACACCAGAAGCAGCCGAGTTTTTGGAGCTTCTTGGGCCCGACTACAGCAGCATGGTTTCGGAGCAAGATCTATTTCAATTGGCACCTGTCAGGATCCAACAGGATGCCACCGAGTCGCTTTCGTACGACTCGCAACATTTCTTAACCGGTGGGTTTTTATACGCAGAGCCTTGGGGAACTTGTAGCGGCGCCCCCAAAAAGTCCGGGGACATGCGGACTGCACCGGTGCAGCCGAACCTTTATAGTCACTCGGACCTTTCTGGCGCTTTGCCTGTGGAACAGAGCTCGCCATGTGCACTTACCTTTTCAAACTTCTTTACAGACTGCACTACACCTCCGGTCTCCTACGATCTGACCAACGGATATAACAGAGGAAGCTTTCCCTCTCTTTAAACGAGAGATTTCTTAGTTTTCTGACACTTTGAAATGAAAAAGCTGTTTTTAGTACGGTCTTAACAAAAGACAAACCTAAATGTTATGACCTTTTTATTACCATTTCTTCAACATATGCAAGTCTGATAATGaacctttttacatttttgcttgGTGTTGTAATGTATGCATTATAACAATGATTACTGCATCCTAAAAGTTATCAAAATCTTAGGGATGACCTTGCATCTCCGAATGTTTAACAggaaaagaagacattttatattaaaaaaatacatttctaatCGAATTAACAAAACTACACCTCAGGAGTTTGTGTTATTGCTCCCTTGTGTAAAGCAACGGCAgtcaaaattgctaaaatagATGGGTAACATTACAACTCAACGTAGGCATTGTTTGATTGATAATCCTCCTgatttaaattaaagtaaattaaaattaaacaagGTAGGAAGTTTGTTACAGAGTTGATCTCAGGGGGTTCTGCTTCTTTGTTTAAATATAGTCAAAGATAAGCAACGGCCCCATgaagtatttggacacttaagCCACACTTAAAATGTATTCCAAAATACCagacaaatccataacatttaaaaaaaaaagcaattttTGATTTACGTAAATGATGGGCTCAAGTATTATTTTAGACTTTTTCTTCAAGTTCACCACTTGAAGGAGTAGCCACAGGTGCATTTAAACACATTAACCATGGACATGTTACATACATTTTGATAACCAGAAACCGTCTGTGTAAAATCACTACAGATGAAAAGAAATGAACAGTTTGTCACCTTAGAATGatacatttctgacattttttgtcaaaattgaattattcacatattcatgtaacttatttacattatacaacgtttcttttttttacgttgtgtacattttaggactttttttcaaacaaaaaggttttatctaTAAAGtgaaatggaatgcaaaaactttgaagctcaatatctcaaaactgctcagaatgcaaatAGAGCCTTATAAGTCCAAGGCGACGATTTGTCTTGTTCTTATTCTTTTAATTCTaaaccttttgttttgttttgtttgctttctTTTAATAATTATGTCATGCAATACAATtactttcatacattttaagtgTAAAAATACTTTGTGGGGCCACGCAAtgaaacactgcaatattaGCAATCAAGACAATCTGTCTACATTGTTATTTTCATTACTATAAAACATTGCTTGTTAGGTTTGCACACCTAAAGGTTTTTGTAACTC of Triplophysa rosa linkage group LG14, Trosa_1v2, whole genome shotgun sequence contains these proteins:
- the LOC130564698 gene encoding protein FAM181B; the encoded protein is MAVQAAIMNSQFLNFCFPGSVMEYEVEKSLEGGFLGEVDCEGDFRETTRDLLSFIDSASSNIKLALDKPVKSKRKVNHRKYLQKQIKRCTGIISPGATAPVQEPCKRQGSPPTPTSSLAGKTPPKRDGMQANLQSKSLAALFNPAKDVRGERAKKPPLRHRNLPPSFFTEPANSSRVTSTSGMSLKDLERGTPEAAEFLELLGPDYSSMVSEQDLFQLAPVRIQQDATESLSYDSQHFLTGGFLYAEPWGTCSGAPKKSGDMRTAPVQPNLYSHSDLSGALPVEQSSPCALTFSNFFTDCTTPPVSYDLTNGYNRGSFPSL